A stretch of the Bradyrhizobium sp. CCBAU 53351 genome encodes the following:
- a CDS encoding NUDIX hydrolase, whose amino-acid sequence MTIWRPHSHIRAVALGLHWRGGRLLAAEVRDDAGRIKGVRPLGGEIEFGESWQAALVREFSEELGIDVAITSEPRMMENIFVHEGSTGHEVMFIAEIAFPDGAFAGQDRIDFREDNGEEIVARWFDLADLDVAGGPHLYPTGLKDVLLGRKNRS is encoded by the coding sequence ATGACCATTTGGCGCCCTCACTCCCATATCCGCGCCGTCGCGCTCGGCCTGCACTGGCGCGGCGGGCGGCTGCTGGCGGCCGAGGTGCGCGATGATGCGGGGCGGATCAAGGGCGTGCGCCCGCTCGGCGGTGAGATCGAGTTTGGCGAGAGCTGGCAGGCCGCGCTGGTGCGCGAGTTCAGCGAAGAACTCGGCATCGACGTCGCCATCACGAGCGAGCCGCGGATGATGGAGAACATCTTTGTGCATGAGGGATCGACCGGCCACGAGGTGATGTTCATCGCGGAGATCGCGTTTCCGGACGGCGCATTCGCCGGCCAGGACCGCATCGACTTCCGCGAGGACAACGGCGAAGAGATCGTCGCGCGCTGGTTCGACCTTGCCGATCTCGATGTCGCGGGCGGACCGCACCTCTATCCAACCGGGCTGAAGGACGTGCTGCTCGGGCGGAAGAACCGGTCCTGA
- a CDS encoding N-formylglutamate amidohydrolase, giving the protein MTRFDGETSPAFEIVEPAQWRAPVIFNSPHSGSTYPDEFLAASRIDLTTLRRSEDSFMDELIGHLSERGFPTVRVNFPRSYVDVNREPYELDPRMFTGRLPSFANTRSMRVAGGLGTIPRVVGDGQEIYRDRILVDDALGRIETLYKPYHRALRRLINKVHQMFGTVVLVDCHSMPSVGVSRDEPRRPDVVIGDRYGTSCTPLLPDRVEETMTGLGYSIGRNKPYAGGFITEHYGNPASGLHAVQLELNRAIYMDERRRERSPRFAQVAADFGVLADVLATTIPFADLGPFQAAAE; this is encoded by the coding sequence ATGACCCGGTTTGACGGCGAGACGTCGCCAGCCTTCGAGATCGTAGAGCCCGCGCAATGGCGCGCGCCGGTCATCTTCAACTCGCCCCATTCCGGCTCGACCTATCCGGACGAATTCCTTGCCGCGTCCAGGATCGACCTCACGACGCTGCGCCGGTCCGAAGACTCCTTCATGGACGAGCTGATCGGCCATTTGAGCGAGCGCGGCTTTCCAACCGTCAGGGTCAACTTTCCCCGCTCCTATGTCGACGTCAATCGCGAGCCCTATGAGCTCGACCCGCGCATGTTCACCGGCCGCCTGCCGAGCTTCGCCAACACCCGTTCGATGCGGGTCGCCGGCGGTCTCGGCACCATTCCGCGCGTGGTCGGCGACGGCCAGGAGATCTATCGCGACCGCATCCTGGTCGACGATGCGCTGGGGCGGATCGAGACGCTGTACAAACCCTACCATCGCGCGCTGCGCCGGCTGATCAACAAGGTGCACCAGATGTTCGGCACCGTGGTGCTGGTCGACTGCCACTCGATGCCGTCGGTCGGTGTCAGCAGGGACGAGCCGCGCCGGCCCGACGTCGTGATCGGCGACCGCTACGGTACCAGCTGCACGCCGCTGCTGCCCGACCGGGTCGAGGAGACCATGACCGGGCTCGGCTATTCGATCGGCCGCAACAAGCCCTATGCCGGCGGCTTCATCACCGAGCATTACGGCAATCCCGCGAGCGGCCTGCACGCGGTGCAGCTCGAGCTCAACCGCGCCATCTACATGGACGAGCGGCGACGCGAGCGCAGCCCGCGCTTTGCACAAGTGGCGGCCGACTTCGGCGTTCTCGCCGACGTGCTGGCGACCACGATTCCGTTCGCCGACCTCGGCCCGTTCCAGGCCGCGGCGGAATAG
- a CDS encoding L-2-amino-thiazoline-4-carboxylic acid hydrolase, with protein MSISVIEQAKIQAQVLVPLVKALQAELGAARANALVRKALGDLYRGFGEEFWKAKKESDLGKAVSSAFRTYARDDALAYDVIEQSHDAFAFDVTRCAYAEFYKALGEPELGFLLVCTADFATAEGFGADVRLTRTQTIMQGADRCDFRYRRDKGGAP; from the coding sequence ATGAGCATATCCGTCATCGAGCAAGCCAAGATCCAGGCGCAGGTGCTGGTGCCGCTGGTCAAGGCGCTGCAGGCCGAGCTCGGCGCGGCGCGGGCCAACGCGCTGGTGCGCAAGGCGCTCGGCGATCTCTATCGCGGCTTCGGCGAGGAATTCTGGAAGGCCAAGAAAGAGAGCGACCTTGGCAAGGCCGTGTCCTCGGCCTTCAGAACCTACGCCCGCGACGACGCGCTCGCCTATGACGTGATCGAGCAGTCACACGACGCCTTCGCGTTCGATGTGACGCGCTGCGCCTATGCCGAGTTCTACAAGGCGCTGGGCGAGCCGGAGCTCGGCTTCCTGCTGGTCTGCACCGCCGACTTCGCGACCGCGGAAGGGTTTGGCGCTGACGTCCGGCTCACGCGCACGCAGACGATCATGCAAGGCGCCGATCGTTGCGACTTCCGCTACCGGCGCGATAAGGGTGGAGCGCCATGA
- the cpdR gene encoding cell cycle two-component system response regulator CpdR encodes MPKILLAEDDNDMRRFLVKALENAGFQVSSHDNGMAAYQRLREEPFEMLLTDIVMPEMDGIELARRASELDPDIKIMFITGFAAVALNSDSDAPKNAKVLSKPVHLRELVSEVNKMLAA; translated from the coding sequence ATGCCAAAGATCCTGCTCGCCGAAGATGACAACGACATGCGCCGTTTCCTGGTCAAGGCGCTGGAAAACGCCGGTTTTCAGGTCTCGTCCCATGACAACGGCATGGCCGCCTATCAGCGGCTGCGCGAAGAGCCGTTCGAGATGCTGCTCACCGACATCGTGATGCCGGAGATGGACGGCATCGAGCTCGCCCGCCGGGCCTCGGAACTCGACCCCGACATCAAGATCATGTTCATCACCGGCTTCGCCGCGGTCGCCCTGAACTCGGATTCGGACGCCCCCAAGAATGCCAAGGTGCTGTCCAAGCCCGTGCACCTGCGCGAATTGGTCAGCGAAGTGAACAAGATGCTGGCGGCCTGA
- a CDS encoding RidA family protein: protein MSGVNKPGGNYLPVIIHSGIAYVSGQLPRRGEDLLCAGKVGADVDIAAAQEAAALCADLCIAAINHATGGEDRIVQILQVVGYVASAPGFTQQSQVMNGASDRLIERLGDRGRHTRTSVGVAELPRGAPVELNMIAAVRS, encoded by the coding sequence ATGAGCGGCGTGAACAAGCCTGGCGGCAACTATTTGCCGGTCATCATTCACAGTGGAATTGCCTATGTCAGCGGCCAGCTACCCCGTCGCGGCGAGGACCTGCTGTGTGCAGGCAAGGTCGGCGCCGACGTCGATATCGCGGCCGCGCAGGAGGCTGCGGCACTCTGCGCCGATCTCTGCATCGCCGCCATCAACCACGCCACAGGCGGAGAGGACAGGATCGTCCAAATCCTGCAGGTCGTGGGATACGTCGCGTCAGCGCCTGGATTTACCCAGCAGTCGCAAGTCATGAACGGGGCTTCCGACCGGCTGATCGAACGCCTCGGCGATCGCGGCCGCCACACGCGGACGTCCGTCGGCGTCGCCGAGTTGCCGCGAGGGGCTCCGGTCGAATTGAACATGATTGCCGCCGTTCGATCGTAG